A window of the Hordeum vulgare subsp. vulgare chromosome 5H, MorexV3_pseudomolecules_assembly, whole genome shotgun sequence genome harbors these coding sequences:
- the LOC123398609 gene encoding histone acetyltransferase GCN5-like — protein MLEVMGMMNIRLGPGNMMTSGSRSDAFNESHVSNHERRLNELNYRVREVNLPQMECINIIKQIKTKASNRDKLKHFTMNSRAEEHDDLRSHEGSGDETESEDGEDDVEHGDETESEDGEEDEHEQEEEVRQEHQQTHG, from the exons ATGCTAGAAGTGATGGGAATGATGAATATTAGGCTAGGACCAG GAAATATGATGACTTCGGGGTCAAGATCTGATGCATTCAATGAGTCCCATGTATCTAACCATGAACGAAGATTGAATGAGCTGAATTATAGAGTCAGAGAAGTTAATCTACCACAAATGGAATGCATCAATATTATCAAACAAAttaaaacaaaagcttcaaatagGGATAAATTAAAACACTTCACTATG AATTCTAGAGCCGAAGAACATGATGACTTAAGGAGCCATGAGGGAAGTGGTGATGAAACTGAAtcagaagatggagaagatgacGTTGAACACGGTGATGAAACTGAAtcagaagatggagaagaagatgaaCATGAACAAGAAGAGGAAGTTAGACAAGAACATCAACAAACTCATGGTTAG
- the LOC123397547 gene encoding F-box/FBD/LRR-repeat protein At1g13570-like has product MSTPPRRPPGPLRATEVAVPEPEADVLISLPTGVLDDILDRVGLLDAVRTSALSRAWRRRWEDLPSIDLYFPRPDESKHLRSVDSVLLRCPGRVRRLCAHLDEPHAGRIHDWLLVLSRRGVDTLNLRPSSFHAVLPLPSSIFACGRLTNLRLHACAIPPLPAGFQGFPELRKLALSCVRFRENGQYQLEEIIAASPLLEKLVFWGVEILGDFKEWVIQGTNIQDIQISSSKDLGWVIGEVPSLHSANIDIMDYLGARDFTKFLAGFSNITKLVICTRHSPLNGAIILETLQCTFVNLKSLTLYTHFCELPSILSTYCLLRNAPNLERLKILIDNSVEHKFEAHGEFHNSQWTDSMCANLQSVQMTGIHWLPNEMSFIELILSKAGFLRTLSIIHGEECSMSNEGAMNKIQNYRRASTHVEVLFKGKATVRFSRS; this is encoded by the exons ATGTCGACGCCGCCGCGGCGCCCTCCCGGGCCGCTTCGGGCGACCGAGGTCGCCGTGCCGGAGCCGGAGGCGGACGTCCTCATCTCGCTGCCGACGGGCGTCCTCGACGACATCCTCGACCGCGTCGGCCTCCTTGACGCCGTGCGCACGTCGGCGCTCTCCCGCGCCTGGCGACGCCGATGGGAGGACCTCCCGTCCATCGACCTCTACTTCCCCCGCCCCGACGAGAGCAAGCACCTGAGGTCCGTCGACAGCGTCCTCCTCCGCTGCCCCGGCCGCGTCCGGCGCCTCTGCGCCCACCTGGACGAGCCCCACGCGGGGCGCATCCACGACTGGCTCCTCGTCCTCTCCCGCCGGGGCGTCGACACCCTCAATCTCAGGCCCAGCTCCTTCCACGCCGTcctcccgctcccctcctccatcTTCGCCTGCGGCCGGCTCACCAACCTTCGCCTCCACGCCTGCGCCATCCCGCCCCTCCCCGCGGGCTTCCAGGGGTTTCCGGAGCTGAGGAAACTTGCCCTGTCGTGCGTCCGGTTCCGGGAGAACGGGCAGTACCAACTGGAGGAGATCATCGCGGCGTCGCCCTTGCTTGAGAAGCTGGTATTCTGGGGTGTGGAAATCCTGGGCGACTTCAAGGAGTGGGTGATTCAGGGGACCAATATCCAGGACATACAGATCAGTTCGTCGAAAGATCTGGGCTGGGTCATTGGGGAGGTTCCGTCACTGCACTCTGCCAACATTGATATAATGGACTATTTAGGGGCCCGCGATTTCACCAAATTCCTCGCCGGCTTTTCGAACATTACCAAGCTTGTGATCTGTACTCGTCATTCTCCG TTAAATGGGGCTATAATACTAGAGACACTTCAATGCACATTTGTCAATTTAAAGAGCTTGACACTGTATACACACTTCTGTGAGCTTCCCTCCATTCTATCAACCTATTGCTTACTAAGGAATGCTCCAAACCTTGAAAGACTCAAAATACTG ATCGATAATTCTGTGGAGCACAAATTTGAGGCACATGGAGAGTTTCATAATTCACAGTGGACCGATAGCATGTGTGCCAACCTTCAGTCCGTGCAGATGACTGGTATTCATTGGCTTCCAAATGAAATGTCTTTTATAGAGCTTATTCTCTCTAAAGCAGGGTTTCTTCGCACATTATCTATTATTCATGGTGAGGAATGCTCAATGTCGAATGAGGGTGCAATGAATAAGATACAAAATTACAGAAGAGCTTCAACTCATGTTGAGGTTCTATTTAAAG GCAAAGCCACTGTCAGGTTTTctcgcagctga